A stretch of the Solanum dulcamara chromosome 6, daSolDulc1.2, whole genome shotgun sequence genome encodes the following:
- the LOC129891984 gene encoding ATP-dependent DNA helicase PIF1-like, which yields MKLSLLYTAKTAYRLLSSKATWGSQVSARSKVKSSRSELISTKMPKVKLTEQQNQILEAISNGNSVFITGSAGTGKTYLLQHIITKLRKIHGKSRVFVTASTGVAACSLNGQTLHSFAGIGLGDASSVDLLSRVTLDKSAYRRWNKVRALVIDEISMISGEVFDNLEFIARSIRSEELDCEEKIWGGIQLVVSGDFFQLPPVINKKGQLKEFAFEADCWNASFDMQIELKTIFRQSDAQLIKLLQGIRKGKYDSEDLKLLDQCCSKVEPDSSAVQLYPRIEDVSRVNAERLDCLDEVLFHYQALDSGKDPWKKQLKNGIAPELLKLCVGSRVLLTKNIDVISGLVNGATGTILDFAVVQDTHKLYDREISDICGNGNMLPVVRFDSGQELMIGLERWYVMEGDEAVAMRKQIPLILAWALSIHKCQGMTLNNLHTDLYRVFGFGMVYVALSRVKSLDGLNLVNFNPSKIKANPKVLQFYERLSAEKDEQKEDGITDEI from the coding sequence ATGAAGCTGTCATTGTTGTACACAGCAAAAACAGCCTATAGGTTATTGAGCTCCAAAGCAACATGGGGGTCTCAAGTTAGTGCAAGGAGTAAGGTAAAAAGTAGTAGGAGTGAACTCATAAGCACTAAAATGCCTAAAGTGAAGTTAACTGAGCAGCAAAATCAAATCTTGGAAGCCATTTCAAATGGGAATTCTGTTTTCATTACTGGGTCAGCAGGGACTGGAAAAACCTATTTGCTTCAGCATATCATCACTAAACTTAGGAAGATTCATGGGAAATCTCGGGTTTTCGTTACAGCTTCAACTGGGGTTGCTGCTTGTTCTCTCAATGGGCAGACCCTTCATTCTTTTGCTGGAATTGGACTTGGTGATGCGAGTTCTGTGGATTTGCTATCTAGGGTTACATTGGATAAGAGTGCGTATCGAAGATGGAATAAAGTTAGGGCTTTGGTTATTGATGAAATTAGTATGATTAGTGGTGAGGTTTTTGATAATCTTGAGTTCATTGCAAGGAGCATTAGAAGTGAAGAACTTGATTGTGAGGAGAAGATTTGGGGTGGGATACAATTAGTTGTGAGTGGAGACTTTTTTCAGCTTCCACCAGTTATTAATAAGAAGGGACAACTGAAGGAATTTGCTTTTGAAGCTGATTGTTGGAATGCTAGTTTTGACATGCAAATTGAACTTAAAACTATCTTTAGGCAATCAGATGCACAACTTATAAAACTGCTGCAGGGGATTAGGAAAGGGAAGTATGATTCTGAGGATTTGAAGTTATTGGATCAATGTTGCTCAAAGGTGGAGCCAGATTCTTCAGCTGTTCAGCTCTACCCCAGGATTGAGGATGTAAGCAGAGTGAACGCTGAACGACTCGACTGTTTAGATGAGGTACTGTTTCATTATCAAGCTCTTGACAGTGGTAAAGATCCTTGGAAGAAGcagcttaagaatggaattgcACCTGAGTTGCTTAAGTTGTGTGTAGGATCTAGGGTGCTTTTGACTAAGAACATTGATGTTATTAGTGGACTTGTGAATGGTGCTACTGGTACAATCTTAGATTTTGCTGTTGTTCAAGATACTCATAAATTATATGACCGTGAGATTTCTGATATTTGTGGAAACGGTAACATGCTACCTGTTGTTAGATTTGATTCTGGCCAAGAACTGATGATTGGTTTAGAAAGATGGTATGTAATGGAGGGAGATGAAGCTGTTGCGATGCGAAAGCAAATTCCACTCATATTGGCTTGGGCTCTAAGCATTCACAAGTGTCAAGGGATGACTCTGAACAATCTCCACACAGACCTCTACCGTGTTTTTGGCTTTGGGATGGTATATGTTGCTCTTTCGCGTGTTAAAAGCTTGGATGGCCTTAATCTAGTCAATTTCAATCCGTCAAAGATCAAGGCAAACCCCAAGGTTTTGCAGTTCTATGAAAGATTGTCTGCTGAGAAAGATGAACAAAAGGAAGATGGTATAACTGATGAGATCTAA